AGTCTTTCCAACTGTAAGTCCAGCACAAGACGAATTTGGATATGACATGGAAAGATCATACGATTTTCCACGCATCATCTCACCCTGGAAATGTGATCTAAAATTGGTCAAGGAcaagaaaatcacaattttatcagaacttcaaaaatagaaaaagaaactcaacACGAACCTTATAGATTTCTTTGGATACCACTTCATATTTGTAATAACCTTTGTCACCACCTCCTAAAGCCGTTTTACCAACCACATCCGCCCAAATTGCTGGAAATAATTGAACCTTTGCAATATTCGTGGATTAGGCTAGTGTTTACCAAAATCCTTCATACGTCTCTATGCTAACGTACTGACTATGTATAGTTGCTATCATGAAAAATTGCGATCCGTCATGCAAAGGAGTTCCAGAGACTTCAGAagatcttcagaaacattcaaaaatcttCCCACGCATGAGATCACATCATCATCTTTTCTCAAAgcattcatgaaaaaaaaaccaagggatttttttcgtgtttgttatttctttttccggTATCAAGGGATCCACATCCTGCAAGGTGAACTTCAAATTGGTCGCTGGTTTCTGGAGTAATGCTGTCGTGAAGCATTGATTATCCATCATTTTGTACATCCAACAATCACTGGTTATTTTGCTGACACAAATTCGGTGCAACGGCATTTCTGCTGTGAAAACTAGCCGTTTTGTTGCAGAAACATTTGCTGTGGAGACAAGTGGAAACTTCTTCTGTCCGCTACGGGATAAATTAGCCCGCAgataaatttctatttgataGCATTGTATCCAACCAGAGTACATTTCCGGCTGGAGCGTGTTTATCCAAATGGAAAGATTTTGTTGGATAGAAGCTGTGGATATGCCTATAATGATGATCCGCTCCACATTTCCATTTCACGCCCACTTTATTCGTTCATATCTCGGATGGAGGCCAggtgtggtgtagtggttggaggttccgtttcctgtaggtcgatcggaggttcgaatccgccctagtgctcaccaagatttcatccctccggggtcgatagattggtaccggacttgtctgggaggacgaaaacactgaattgacacgTCGGCttgcccccgcaagtcattgtatgagaccagttacacgttcgtgaacctcaaacaattctgaattgaagtgatcgtgggggtgcatcccaagcggattaacgccagacagttTATTCTTCATCCTCTTATATCGGGCGGAGAACTGTGTATGAGAAAAAGTAGTACTTACACGGCCCGCGGGCCATCCCTTCCCAGCACAAGATGTTCCAAGCCGCGACGAGGTCCAGCTCAGCGCAGCGGTCCACGCAGCGACACGCACCCATCCTGGTGGTCCCCGGGGCGTACTGGGTCACAGGTTTTGTCCATCGTCTTCGGACCGGCCCACATTGCGAACATATTCCGCAGGTCGCGAGACGGGACTTCCCAGCGAGccaagaccggcaaggtggcGCCGGTAAACCGGAGACATCCCAGGGCGTGGGAGGAGCCAACGGCCGCGGTGTCGCCCAGTCCCGCGCCAGAGCGCGGAGGCGGGCAGAGGCACAGACATGGTCCGCAGTGGCCGTGCCACGGCGCGATGCGCCCAGCGCCCATCCATAGTCTCCCAAGCGTTCCAGTCAAGACGTCCGAGGAACGAACGGGTTCCCGATTGGCCCGGTCCCCGCCCGCAGTGCGCTTCTAGAACGTTGTTATGAGTCCATTCCCGCGTCAATCAGCACGTTCGCCATGGTACGCCGAAAAGagacgatgtcgtccgcgaacgaaggttcgaaagatcTTCCACAACACGGCCCCTTCCCAGAAGGATTTATCCATCCCCACAGCCGGCAAGCGCCGTCGTACCCCCCAAGGGAGGAGAGGCGAACCCAGCCACGCGGCAACAGCCCACAACACGCGTCCACCCACACCACCACAACAGTTCACGCGTCAAAGGCTTAAGTCCAAGTAACAAGGCAGGCGGCGGCAAACCCAACCCCGACACAGCGGGGGCCAAGCAGCACCCGGCGGACCAGCGTCGGCGGCACAGCCCAGAGCGGAACTAACACGCCGCACAACGGAGTCCGAGGCCCCGACCCAAACGGCGCAGGCACGGCGGGCCGAGGCAGCGCCAGTACAGAGCGGGGCACCAGCCAAAGCCTAAACAGGCCGGGGCGGCAGGCCCGAGCACACGGGCCGGGGGCCGCAGGGGGGCCAGGCGGGCCCCGGTCCACCACCAAGCCCCCCAGCAGGGCGCGGCGCGGCCCCCGCGGCGCTCCGCCTAAGCCCcgcctttctttttttttttttttttttttttttttttttttttttttttttttttttttttttttttttggtttttgggGGGTTTtggttcggtttttttttttttggggggttttttttttcttttttttttttttcttttttgtgcctCCTTTGGGAGGGGGGGTCCTGGATACCTATTGTGGgagactttttttctccttcgttgccattattagaaatttattttataaatttgagCTTTTTCAGCTTTTACCGTAGTCGTTTACTAATAAATTCTCGCGGAAGACTCACGAGAGAAAACAAATACGAATCTCATCATGGACATTGCGCTTAAGCAACAAACTAACGCTTGAAattacagtcgggtcaaaacgacatgaagcacgtacgcaattgcgtactccGCTTCTCTCGacgcgcttcggtggagcgcagcggttaggagcgtggtgaaaactttgctgacaccacctaccgctgcagtttgcgacggtcccacctcgcttccgactgctgcctccaccgcagCCCACCgctttcgagcgcgtacgcaaatgcaccgcaactacactcgtgattcatgtcgctttgacccggcTATAGCTTAATGCGGAGCGGCTCACACCAGTTTGAGAGGGAAACTTTGGAGCCTGAAATAAGCATCAGCGAACTTTTCattctaaatttatttatttattttatttattttttatctatttgttggaaaaatttaCTATGTCCATGGTTAAGTCGTCAGAATCCTTGTGTTTCTTCTAATATTCCTTTTTGTAGGgaaattttttcagcaattaaaaataatcttaCCAAAATCATATTCACGAAAAACGTCACTGAACGTCTTTGGCATACAGCTGCCTCTATAAACTGATGAGAAACATATCATCAGAATCAGTAGTCCCTTCATTCGGATGTTTTTCAGCACAGAACCAGAGAATCCTGAACGTAATAAGGAGACAGAAAATAACGCTTTCACAATGTATTCGACCGTTTACTCGGAGCTCAAGACGGATTATCAGATCAGGCGCAAATATCGACTTGTGAAGAACAAACACGATGTGaattttatccaaaaaaaggtGGCAATTGCGTCTTGGGAAAAATTACCCGTAAGGGCCCaggacctttttttttgcaacgcgACTGCAGCCCATATGTTATTTTATCATCATTAAAATTCAGAATATAAAAGGTTTCTGAGATTTCCACGCAGTGTATAGCCTCTATAAGGCCAGAATTAATTactcgagaagaaaaagtgtcaaaaaagtggaaatatagccaaatcaaattaaaaaaaacaaaaaacaagaaaaaaaaacaactgcagTCCACAaatgtatttgtttatttgtttattattatttctgcattatttcttattatattatattattgtattatttgttcattttttattatttattacatcaTTGTATTCTTTGTTCTCAACGTgttaagagaaaagaaaattgctttgaaaatttgaaaaaaaaaatgaaaaaattgaaaattgaaaaaatagaagattgcTCAATGATTAGGAAGTATGACATTGATGTGAGATAAGATTTCCAGGGAAAATCTGTTGTGAAACTGCGAGTGCAGAGGGGTGCGAAATAAGCGTAGCTGATGAGaccgggtaaaaaaaaacagggaatttctttgaaaagaaaattgaagaaaattgacacGGTGGGCGGCGGGCCACAATGCCACCCTGCATGTGAATTGTTATGGTGAACTATGCAGCGTGTGTGCTATTTTTACATATATATCGACAATGCCGAACCAATAATTTTACAgttctactaaaaaaaagagaaggctGCCGGAATTAACTGTCATAATTCTCATAATTCGGAAAGTTTGAACATCAATATCGGCCCACCTACGCGTCGGTCGCTTTCGCATGGATACCATTGCATCCGCTGTGGATAGCCGTTCTATGGCTACGTATAGAACAAAAACTATGGCTGAatagcagcgtatcacgaaattgacgtagtgtagAAACTTGATGGAAAATAGAAAGTTTGGGGTGTAAATTACAAATATGCCATGAATTCTCCTTAATCATCCTAGGAGAACGATGTCGGAAAAACGGCGTTCGTTCCTACGAAAACGCATCACATTCGCTCGCCGACgcaccgcgtccacgagcgggCGGTCGAGGATCAATGAAGTCCCCTCACCAGTTTCTTCAGGTAAATCAGCTCGCACAAAAGTGGAGAGGCTTATCTCGCAGGAACAAACGAGATTTCCCCCACCGTATTTCAGGAAGATTAGGGAAAATTGAGAATCCCAAAAAATCGGTGTAGGTGTTTGTTCCTGTGAGGTGTAGTAGCGTCAAAACGGCACGCAACACGGtccagctgcgctcgaagcggcgcagtgcaAAAAGAGGTTCGAATCGACGTGAGATCATCGTGGACTGCACCGAAGAAAGACTACCAAGGCTACCTCGTCAATCCTAAGCGCTGCGCtataccgcaccgcttcgagcgcagccatttacgcaactgcatctgGCTTGATGCAGTTCTGACCGTACCGTATAGGTTGGATTCGACTTTTATTCCCACAATTTTTCCCGCTGCACATAATTATCTATGGATAGGTCGCTACAGTTCAGGCAAACAGGTTATGTTACGCTCATTTTATACTTTCTGTTTGTATTCCGATGTGGTGTTTGCGCTTCGTAGGCAGCATATTACGAAACTGACAATGTTGTTGTCTATTATATGAATATAAATCCATTATTATCCATAAATCCATCacgtaaatatttatttcggGGTGTAAAGTGCGAGTATAGTacggtgaaaacgacatgcagCACGTACgaaattgcgtacgcggcctCTCTTGAGGCGTTTCGGTGAAGCGTCGCGGTTGGGAGCGCGGTGAAACCCCTGCTGTcaccatcgctgcagtttgcgacggtccctccctggttccaactgctgccttcaaacCGAGCCGTTTCGAGCGGGTACGCAAAcccaccgcaactacactcgtgattcatgtcgttttaccACGATCCTGGAAAACGGCGTTTCCTTCTACAAGGTACGTGAAAAGGCACTACCCTCGTGTGCGCGCCGCATTCACGcacgagcggtcgaaaatcactGGTCGAGTCTTCTTAGCAAACCATTCAAGTAAATCCAATGAATAAGCAGCTGATGGGACCGGAGCGAGTACAAGAATGACGTGTTCTAATGTACCCGGTAGGAACAAATCccgttcccacgccgctttttttttaaaggacgaTTGGGCGGAACTGGCTGGAGCCACGtccgtaatctacatctcGAACCCTCTATCTTCCATAAGGTTTTCACGCTacatcaattttgtgatatacTACCTTTAAAATATagtttctagcttttttttctgacgaagTTTGTATGTCtctctctatttttctaaattccaCTGAGCTTCGAGCATATTCATGTAAGATGAAGCAGTTTATTGGCGCCACTTCACCCTATGTAGAACTTACAAAATTAACAGAGAACAGTTCAGCACCGTTCCTAAAGATTTGTGTGTTATCTAAAATGAAGCACCATCGGAGAATGCTGATTACCTTGTCCAGGCACTGACATCTGCCCGACCCGACATAGCCGAAACGACTTGATAATATTCTGCAAAATGGCGCAAACTGTTACCGTCCGTAAAAATGTGATTTCCAAACGCTTGCAGGCGACCGGGTACGTGCTGGTGCAGTGCAGCTTGTGACTTGTTCCAGACCTGAAGACGGACTTGAGCGAAGGTCCCAAAACGCAAACGCCTTATCCTGAGCACAACTGAGCTAAACTAAACAACTAACTAAACTTACACAACAACtttcagtttgtttttattcctctCGAATGAATCTTCTTCAGATGTTTGTTCATTGTTACTGTTGTTGTTCCTCATCTTGTTTGTTTGAACCCATCAAACACCCCTGCCAAATCGCGCGCTCGAAAATTCGATTTTTGGCGCcaaaattctggaaagaatAGCTTTCTTTCTTATCTCTTACACATCAAGCAGTGATACCATTGCTTTAACTTTTCCCTTGTTTCCAAACATTTCTAGCCAATTAATCTGTGTTTCCGAATCATAACATCAAGCTCGGCCCACCCACCTTCTTCTGTATAAAAGGGCTGCAGCTCATCACtgttccattatttttttctcttctttttaacCTCGTAGTTGTAGTCTTGCATTGTCactgatttttcttgaaacattATCAATTTAATTATCCAAGTTTGATGTTATGAAGAGGTGGCATTGCGTTTCTGTCAATCGTTGAACAATAGATCTGTGTGGGAGCGAGAGTCGATCATTGCATTATTACAGATCCCACGTAGAGTACAGTTGCCAACCTCTAAAACGTTACCGTACCGATCGAAAGTGTATTTCATGCATCTTCTCGGTCATAAGAGTCACGCTTAGTTTCTCCCGGATCGCATGATTGACGATGAAAtgatttaaaagcatcatcccacaaatctaaggtggtacggatttcaggtggaatattcgtatacggggtcgtagattgtggagaagagggtgattccgtccatttcttcctaattgtcgtaaaaacggcccggaagatggggcgcatgcacaagagtggcgcgcaccagtcgaactccttgtagaaatagtgcgccagaacgcccgaagtcgtatcttccgggccgttctttacggcaattaggaaaaaatggacggaatcaccccactctccatattctactatcccgtatacgagtactccacttgaaatccgtaccacctcagattcgtggagtgatgcccttAACATGAATAAGACAAACAGTACCCATCTATTTGAGGTGACTACTCATTGACTGgattataaatatataagtTTTCATTACTTCGATATGGAACATAATATGTATCTCGATGTGGCAACATGCTAAATATAACCTGATTTAGAATAGAACTGGAAACAATGGTGCCGAATAAATAGTGATCATATAGTAATAAGATCTAAATCACCAAAACAGAAGACAATCAACAGGCAAACAACAGCAAGAAAGaacaactcgaaaaaaaaaacatatcaaaAAGCATTGTTGCTTGCAAGGATTTCAGCATTTCACTgttatcatttcatttaagAAGTGAAGAAACTCAAGTATAAATGAAAAGCTGttacaaacaacaaaatcatAGGTATGGCATTCGAATCCAGAACtcgacttaaaaaaaaacaacgacagTCATGAGGCTGTGAAAACAACGGACGACCGGAATCGAAGAATAATGTCAATaacataaattaattaatagaaaCAATCAAAACTTCTCTTCAAGATAAACCAGCTAATCTGAGCATCGTCGATTAAGATTAACGTAGTAATGAGAGAGAGGCAGGCGTCTGGAAATATCCTAATGAAACAAGTTACAGTACACACCACTTCCATCTAGACGACAGTATTATCGAGTAGAGAAGGAGTGGAGAAACTGACGGATTAGAAAGGAAAACTTACTCAATAGTATCTAATCCAAGCTCTGATGAACACGTAGTTCTCGAGAAATTCTTAGAGCGTGGTGATATGTATTGATACATGGAGCCATCTAAAATGCACCAAATAAAGTATATTTCCAAGAAGAAGCTAAATGCTAACTCTTAAACTACCTTGATCAATGCTAGGTCCACTTGCTGCGCTACTAATTTTCCGTATGACATCATCGTGATAATTTCTGGAATCCTTTTGATTCGTTATGGAACTATGGGAGCCGACAACATTTCGAATAATTCCGGACAAACGTCGCACAACACTACTTTTGTTGGGCACTACTTCGTGGAATGACGATGTTATATGATCTACAAAAAAGTCAATTAGGAGAAAATAAGTGTCAAAATGTGTATAGTAAAGTCAGGTgtcaaataattgaaaaagtaTTCGAAAATGAATTTCTTGTATCTGACTGGAACCTACAATATAAGGGACTTCTCGTTTCGAATACCAAATCGTCTTGGATAGCAGGTGCAGAAGATGGTAGTCCTCGACGAATGCCATTTGTTTTACTAAATAGAATCCGGATAGAAACattgtttcaagaaaaaaatcagggaAGAACATAAAACATACTGTGGAAGAGAGCCTGAGGCTACGCTCGGTTTTATCCTCGAATCACCTTTGCTCGTAGATGCTTTCCATTGCACATATCGAGGTGTTCCTCCTAATCGTGGGGTTGACGTTGCAGCTGGAGGAATTGATGAGGAGCTACAGGACAATGGCTGCGCTACAGCAATGAATTCGTGACCGTTATGACGATCAACACAACATTCAAGACATATAAGGCAATCCTAAAGCAATgtataaacaaaaaactacTGTAGTTGGaatataagagaaaaagaaaaatcacagatagaagaaaaagagaaatcacaGATAGGATAATAAGGAAACGCACCAACGTACAGCCAATGGACACATGTTTGCCAATATCGCGAACACAACTAAGACAACGTCGCATTGTGCTCAATGGACGTCGTGAATCGCATTCGTCGCATCTTCGCGACTGTCCTTCCATCCATTCACGTCGCTGTCGTACACGTTCCACTACTTCTGGAAATGTTTTTGATACTGAATTTGTTTatgaagctaaaaaaaactacataatTCTTAAAGACGTTTGCAAGTATTCCCGTAATGCAAATCTTTGAGTTTTTAAGATAGAACGCAGAGTTTTAggtagaaatatttttgacaaCTTCTACGTATGATTTAACCCATGCCAGGTTAAGGTCAGTGTCTAGTTCAAAACCAGTCATCTGCAgcataatttttgatttaaaatcatctttgaaaaatgcaTTCTGCAATTTCAAAACGGGAAAACATCAACTAATGGGAAACTCTTGgataaaaacaactaataaagCATCCACATGCAGGAAACACTCATATTCTTCTCaggaaaaagtgtttttataaCGGTAAACTGTTCATACAAGAAGATCACGAGGTGCACATGAAAACTGAGTAAACTACTACCGCtaatgtgcaaaaaaagaagcctACCTGCAAGAGTAACGTTTAAAATGAACGATGAATACTTCTTCTGACAAGACGGGCACCTGGAAAGAAAAGTGGATCGCTGAAAGGAAGCATCTGGCaatataagaagaaatgaaagaggaTTATCAAATATACCTccgtctttttctttgctcatCCTTACTAAGACACATCAGACAAAACGTATGTGCACATGGAAGTGTATGAGGAGCACAAAATCGAAGATCGTACGTCGCACCACATTTGCAGTTCGGAATCAGTCCGCCAAGAGCATCAATTGAGGACCACATCTTTACACTACAAAGAAATAACTGGTCCTATacagaaaacaataaagaagacgaagaaacAACTCATAGTTGTCACTAAAAACCACTTTGTATATAACTAAGGTTATGCGAAAAGcctctaaaagaaaagaagaacaaaattgtAGGAAGCGATTATTCcgagaaaaaataggattGAATATAATGACGTAATTTGTTCATGGCAGTAAACctttgaaaatcaaaaatggaaaCGGACAAACAAATCAATTTGAGACTAAAATAAAGGACCTAGAAATGCCGCTAGGAAAGGATCTGTGACTCATACTGCTAGTTACAAAACAAACACTAAAAACCCCATTCACCACCAGGAAGATAAGGAGCCATTGGAAACAATGATGTCAAATATTACTCGATTATATATGTGATGACATACGTTTTCTATGATTGGCACTCCCCAACACAATTAAAAAGGACGCCCGCCACATTATATTGATACCGAGAACAATAATCAATTAGTGGCGAATTGCCCGAAGTAATAGCAGTGGATAACATGAGAAAGAATTTATGGCAACTTCCCAAACGGTGgtgaagattaaaaaaagccGCCGACGAGAAGATAACGAATACTTTGACTTCAACACAAAAAGAGCTAAACGAACAGTTTCTTTCGAACAATCCAAAACGACTAAAGCGGACAGAAAgaagattccagaaaaaaagacagaaatcacgaaaaaaaaaactcacagtCATAAGTGAAATCGGAACCTCCAGCAACAGTCAGGATTTGAAAAAGGTTGGTGGCAACAATTAACAGTTGAAcgcaaaagaaatttgaatatcCGTCTGAAATGATGgtgttaaaaaagaagaaaccatAGTGATTTCTACAGTATGCGGCGGATAAAAAGACCATCCAAGTGCTaggatttttctagaaagtaCTCAGAATACTTAGAGGACACTGAATATATACTAATTTCAGGGAATGGAAAACATGGCTAGAAATCCTATCCACAActattcttcatcttttcgtCGTTCGTGAATCGTCTAgattttctcttcatcttttcatcGTTCGTGAATCTTCGAAAATTTACTACTTGCTTaacttactttatttatttaatcatgTGTTAAGTACACCACAAAGTGCGCATACGAACACCATAAAAGGTAGTAATGTTAGAGAAATGAacgaacgaaaagaaagagaacaggggaaagaaatttaaaaagaaaaaaacatttacttATCTGTTACACTCAACAGGGTTCCAAAAAGGATGTGGCAAggacaaatacaaaacaaatacagtaaataagtagtgaaaagaaagaagaaagaatgctAACTAGCAGGAAACAGTTCTGTATACGATTTCGCTTTAGGGATTTAATACTTATTTAAAAGAAGGGAGGGTAGTTAGATATCTGACAGCTGAGGAGTTGTCAAAGCAGGGATTAGATATTAGTGGCATTCATTCTTATCAACCATTAAGTTGCCCTCCTCCATAGAGGTCATAGCTGTGGGACCGACAGTTGGGTACACTGGATCACTCTTGTGCCAGATAGAAGCATTAATGTTATAAGATTGCCAAGAGAAGAGTTGCCAGGGAAATACCACTCCTGctgaagcaaatttttcaagCCCAAGGCTTTAGGGGGTGAAATTTAGTTGGGGGGGGGGCACTCTCTGGCGCCCTTCGAAATAAATATTCAGATCACTCGGGTCCCTAAGGCATAAGTATAAGTCTTAGAgtatctatgacatgtaaactaaagtaagtaagagaaaaaagtaagttagagcgtcgggaaatGAGGGCGCAATTCcccctcccccaactacattttacccggcTTTAGGAAATAGTGGAACAATCTCATCTTTATTAATGAAGTATAAAGTAAACAGTTTGAAGTTTAAACATAAAACGTTGgtaaaacaaaacacaatCTAACTgctagaagaaatttttaaaaagctttcaaagaaaaagctcAAGATCGATAAAGCGAAGGTACACagataaaaaatagaagtagatTAAAATAAAGACTAAGAGAGTAGTAGATAGAGTAAGATTAAGACACGGCAAAAGTGTACATACGAAACAcaataaaaggaaagaataaaggaaaaaatgaatgaaaagaaagaagacaaaggaaaaaaaaaacaaagatctcaatgaaaaaaagtaagcgcAAGATCGATCGAAAGCGAATGTGTACAAATAGAAAATCGGAG
This window of the Necator americanus strain Aroian chromosome III, whole genome shotgun sequence genome carries:
- a CDS encoding hypothetical protein (NECATOR_CHRIII.G9476.T2), yielding MSCSPFIQKKNFGAKNRIFERAIWQGCLMGSNKQDEEQQQSGTSHKLHCTSTYPVACKRLEITFLRTVTVCAILQNIIKSFRLCRVGQMSVPGQGFSGSVLKNIRMKGLLILMICFSSVYRGSCMPKTFSDVFREYDFAIWADVVGKTALGGGDKGYYKYEVVSKEIYKGEMMRGKSYDLSMSYPNSSCAGLTVGKTYLLAGTSDDNDRKQISLCRIL
- a CDS encoding hypothetical protein (NECATOR_CHRIII.G9476.T1), with protein sequence MKGLLILMICFSSVYRGSCMPKTFSDVFREYDFAIWADVVGKTALGGGDKGYYKYEVVSKEIYKGEMMRGKSYDLSMSYPNSSCAGLTVGKTYLLAGTSDDNDRKQISLCRIL
- a CDS encoding hypothetical protein (NECATOR_CHRIII.G9477.T2); its protein translation is MCLSKDEQRKRRRCPSCQKKYSSFILNVTLAEVVERVRQRREWMEGQSRRCDECDSRRPLSTMRRCLSCVRDIGKHVSIGCTLDCLICLECCVDRHNGHEFIAVAQPLSCSSSSIPPAATSTPRLGGTPRYVQWKASTSKGDSRIKPSVASGSLPHKTNGIRRGLPSSAPAIQDDLVFETRSPLYYHITSSFHEVVPNKSSVVRRLSGIIRNVVGSHSSITNQKDSRNYHDDVIRKISSAASGPSIDQDGSMYQYISPRSKNFSRTTCSSELGLDTIERLPLSHYYVNLNRRCSD
- a CDS encoding hypothetical protein (NECATOR_CHRIII.G9477.T1); this encodes MWSSIDALGGLIPNCKCGATYDLRFCAPHTLPCAHTFCLMCLSKDEQRKRRRCPSCQKKYSSFILNVTLAEVVERVRQRREWMEGQSRRCDECDSRRPLSTMRRCLSCVRDIGKHVSIGCTLDCLICLECCVDRHNGHEFIAVAQPLSCSSSSIPPAATSTPRLGGTPRYVQWKASTSKGDSRIKPSVASGSLPHKTNGIRRGLPSSAPAIQDDLVFETRSPLYYHITSSFHEVVPNKSSVVRRLSGIIRNVVGSHSSITNQKDSRNYHDDVIRKISSAASGPSIDQDGSMYQYISPRSKNFSRTTCSSELGLDTIERLPLSHYYVNLNRRCSD